Proteins from a single region of Chryseomicrobium sp. FSL W7-1435:
- a CDS encoding ArsA family ATPase: METQQIVFVGGKGGVGKSTSAAAIAWKFAAQGKRTLLVSTDPAHNVGDIFDTEIGGEGKEVAPNLVALEIDPETETTKYIDQVKQNVKGTVNPTMMQEVYRQLDTAKASPGADEAAMFDKIVSIVLDERTNYEKIVFDTAPTGHTIRLLTLPELMGVWIEGLLQKREKTNENYAQLLNDGKPREDPIYDVLRERQRRFKAVRDILLDEKMTGYIFVLNPERLPILETQKAVDLLHNYGIHVRTLIVNKVLPEEVEGAFMRERKEAEVPYLATIEKRFAKQKRIHIPFFARDISTKEQFERYAAYL; the protein is encoded by the coding sequence ATGGAAACGCAACAAATCGTTTTTGTTGGAGGTAAAGGGGGCGTTGGAAAATCAACTTCAGCCGCAGCCATTGCCTGGAAGTTTGCCGCACAAGGCAAGCGTACTCTACTCGTCTCTACAGACCCTGCACATAATGTAGGTGACATTTTCGATACCGAAATAGGGGGAGAAGGCAAAGAGGTTGCACCTAATTTGGTTGCGCTCGAGATCGATCCAGAGACTGAAACAACGAAATATATCGATCAAGTGAAGCAAAATGTGAAGGGCACGGTCAACCCGACGATGATGCAAGAAGTGTATCGGCAACTGGACACAGCAAAAGCCTCTCCGGGTGCAGATGAAGCAGCCATGTTTGATAAAATTGTTTCGATTGTGTTAGATGAACGCACGAACTACGAGAAAATCGTTTTTGACACCGCACCAACAGGACATACGATTCGCCTTTTGACGCTGCCGGAACTGATGGGCGTGTGGATTGAAGGGTTGCTTCAGAAACGGGAAAAGACAAATGAAAATTACGCGCAACTTTTGAATGATGGTAAACCTCGAGAGGATCCAATTTATGATGTGTTGAGAGAACGTCAACGCCGATTTAAAGCGGTCCGAGATATTCTACTTGATGAAAAGATGACAGGCTATATTTTTGTTCTAAATCCGGAGAGGTTACCTATTCTAGAGACACAAAAGGCTGTAGATTTACTTCACAATTACGGCATTCATGTGCGCACGTTAATCGTAAACAAGGTGTTGCCAGAAGAGGTTGAAGGTGCGTTTATGCGTGAACGAAAAGAAGCAGAAGTTCCTTATTTAGCTACTATTGAAAAACGGTTTGCAAAACAAAAACGTATCCACATCCCGTTCTTTGCCCGTGATATTTCCACGAAAGAACAGTTTGAGAGATACGCTGCCTATTTATAA
- a CDS encoding penicillin-binding transpeptidase domain-containing protein translates to MKKWGFGVVAMSSLLLVGCTDEVTPQERLEAYIAAWDEGDYETLYTEFLSEETKQQFDEAAFIERQVALDEALEITDREITFTAPPEDTGWESTEPASFPVQIQVETSAGPVEWEQEMTWQPVENEELTWMAEWDTSFILPGLEVEDQVRVTTQNFARGEIYDRNGNALAINGTGFEVGLVPGKFTDDSLKSRLAELLGISVDYIDQQLGQSWVTDDVFVPLDKLSQVDEGRAALLEIPGVLLQETAMREYPYGAAASHLVGYIGPITAEQLAEREEEGYTEFDQIGRQGLERFLEERLRGENGKRIFIDKATEGAEDVTLAEIAPVDGERIDLTLDAELQRITYDAMDGEPGTAATVDPKTGEVLTLLSSPGFEPSEFMLGMTQSRYQELSEDPLKPLFNRFAASYAPGSTLKPVTAAIGMEAGTLDPNEGIVIEGATWQKDASWGDYRVTRLHPEAPNPIDLEKSLVYSDNIYYAQQALAMGRETFIAGLEAFGFGEDIPFFLNLQASQVSNEGTISSEGQLADTSFGQGQMLANILHLASTYQPFLTDGTMWQPTLLLEEEDQIVWKEGLASPETVVELQAGMRSMVVDGFAQAVNIPGIPVSGKTGTAELKASLDAEGQENGFFVSYPVETEAFIFAMMIEDVEDNGGSGYVAEKVATVYKLLYE, encoded by the coding sequence ATGAAAAAATGGGGATTTGGCGTTGTGGCGATGAGCAGTCTGTTACTCGTCGGCTGTACGGATGAAGTGACGCCACAAGAACGTTTAGAAGCTTACATAGCAGCGTGGGATGAAGGAGATTACGAAACACTTTATACAGAGTTTTTATCTGAAGAGACGAAACAGCAATTTGATGAAGCCGCATTTATTGAACGCCAAGTGGCTTTAGATGAAGCTTTAGAGATTACGGACCGAGAAATTACATTTACAGCCCCGCCTGAAGATACAGGGTGGGAATCGACAGAACCAGCAAGTTTCCCTGTACAAATCCAAGTCGAGACAAGTGCTGGCCCGGTTGAATGGGAACAAGAGATGACGTGGCAACCTGTTGAGAATGAGGAACTGACATGGATGGCGGAGTGGGACACAAGTTTCATCTTGCCAGGGTTAGAGGTGGAAGACCAAGTACGTGTGACAACGCAGAACTTCGCGCGCGGCGAAATCTATGACCGCAACGGCAACGCGCTTGCTATCAACGGTACGGGATTTGAAGTCGGGCTTGTTCCAGGCAAGTTTACAGACGACTCGCTAAAGTCACGACTTGCAGAGCTTTTAGGAATTTCCGTCGACTACATTGATCAGCAGCTCGGGCAAAGTTGGGTAACAGACGATGTTTTTGTGCCACTAGACAAACTTTCACAAGTAGATGAAGGGCGGGCAGCTTTACTCGAGATTCCAGGGGTGTTACTCCAAGAGACAGCGATGCGCGAATATCCTTACGGAGCTGCGGCGTCTCATCTTGTCGGCTACATCGGCCCTATCACAGCCGAACAATTGGCAGAGCGTGAAGAAGAGGGATACACCGAGTTTGACCAAATTGGTCGCCAGGGGCTTGAACGCTTTTTAGAGGAACGCTTGCGCGGAGAGAACGGCAAACGTATTTTTATCGATAAAGCAACGGAAGGCGCAGAAGATGTGACGCTTGCAGAAATTGCACCTGTAGACGGTGAACGCATTGATTTAACTCTTGATGCAGAATTGCAACGAATCACGTATGACGCAATGGATGGGGAACCGGGAACAGCTGCGACAGTAGATCCTAAAACGGGAGAAGTACTGACACTGCTAAGTTCTCCAGGATTTGAACCCTCTGAGTTTATGCTCGGTATGACGCAGAGCCGTTATCAAGAGTTGAGCGAAGATCCTTTAAAGCCACTGTTTAACCGATTTGCTGCTTCGTACGCACCTGGTTCGACCTTGAAGCCGGTTACAGCGGCGATTGGCATGGAAGCAGGCACGCTTGACCCGAATGAAGGTATTGTCATTGAAGGAGCTACATGGCAAAAAGATGCGTCTTGGGGCGATTACCGCGTGACGCGTCTTCATCCGGAAGCACCGAATCCCATTGACCTTGAAAAGTCCCTTGTTTATTCCGACAATATTTACTACGCACAGCAAGCGCTTGCGATGGGGCGTGAGACATTTATTGCTGGTCTTGAGGCGTTTGGATTTGGCGAAGATATCCCATTCTTCTTGAACCTTCAAGCTTCTCAAGTGTCAAATGAAGGGACAATCTCCTCAGAAGGTCAGCTAGCCGATACATCCTTTGGTCAAGGGCAGATGCTAGCGAATATTTTGCATCTCGCATCCACTTATCAACCATTTTTGACTGACGGTACGATGTGGCAACCAACACTTCTTTTAGAAGAGGAAGATCAAATCGTGTGGAAGGAAGGGCTCGCCTCACCGGAAACCGTTGTGGAGTTACAAGCCGGAATGCGCAGCATGGTAGTCGATGGATTTGCGCAAGCTGTCAACATTCCAGGTATTCCAGTATCTGGGAAGACAGGAACTGCTGAATTGAAAGCAAGCCTGGATGCAGAAGGGCAGGAAAACGGATTCTTTGTAAGCTATCCTGTTGAGACGGAAGCCTTTATTTTCGCAATGATGATTGAAGACGTAGAAGACAATGGAGGCAGTGGGTATGTCGCTGAGAAAGTAGCGACTGTCTACAAACTTCTGTACGAATAA
- a CDS encoding transcriptional regulator: MREQFVKAMKYNQLVDVVYMDKAGKLTKRRIRVVKLNGEKMWVWDTAKQAKRTFLVHHVLACQPVLPKERLVL; the protein is encoded by the coding sequence ATGCGGGAGCAATTTGTAAAAGCTATGAAATACAACCAGTTGGTAGATGTCGTGTATATGGACAAGGCGGGAAAATTAACGAAGAGACGAATCAGAGTAGTGAAGTTGAACGGTGAAAAGATGTGGGTCTGGGATACTGCCAAGCAAGCAAAACGAACATTTTTAGTGCACCATGTGCTCGCGTGTCAACCGGTCCTTCCAAAAGAGCGATTAGTTTTATAA
- a CDS encoding YbfB/YjiJ family MFS transporter, giving the protein MKHPLYLVIGGVFALFIAMSIGRFAYTPILPFMQVEKGFTTVFAGTLASANYAGYLVGAIAGSILPIQRFRTKLLTISLAISIALTFAMGLVDSPAFWMVFRFISGITSAFVFVLTSSIVLDRLASIGRIGLSGVMYAGVGLGIFVSGLVVAPLIAHFSSDGAWIGLGFIALILAIYVLAVVKEDATPTDPVVLKSTEKKRFEPWLIWLLIAYGLEGLGYIITGTFIVAIAEDSSVFAGSGTDVWALVGLAAVPSTMVWAFVGSRFGWMKSFFVLLVIQATGVLLPALSESPASFYLSALLFGATFMGVTVLVASYAREKFPHASARILSVLTVTYALGQMIGPILASSLAEQTGSYSVALIGAAGVIGLGALCILPIITIERQKTS; this is encoded by the coding sequence ATGAAGCATCCACTCTATCTGGTCATTGGCGGTGTTTTTGCCCTCTTCATCGCCATGAGTATTGGCCGCTTTGCTTATACACCTATCTTACCATTTATGCAGGTAGAAAAGGGATTTACAACTGTTTTCGCAGGGACATTAGCTTCGGCAAATTATGCGGGATATTTGGTTGGAGCAATTGCAGGAAGTATTTTACCGATACAACGCTTTCGCACAAAATTGCTTACGATAAGTTTGGCCATCAGTATAGCATTGACTTTCGCAATGGGTCTGGTCGATTCCCCTGCTTTTTGGATGGTCTTTCGATTTATCTCTGGGATAACAAGTGCTTTTGTATTCGTCCTCACAAGTAGTATTGTTCTAGACCGGCTTGCTTCCATCGGTCGCATCGGATTGTCTGGTGTGATGTATGCAGGCGTAGGACTTGGCATTTTTGTATCAGGTTTAGTTGTTGCTCCCCTCATTGCTCATTTTTCAAGCGATGGTGCATGGATAGGCCTAGGGTTTATTGCTCTTATACTTGCCATTTACGTGTTGGCTGTCGTCAAAGAGGATGCAACCCCTACAGATCCTGTGGTTTTAAAATCAACGGAAAAGAAACGATTTGAACCGTGGTTGATTTGGTTACTGATCGCTTATGGACTTGAGGGGCTTGGTTATATTATTACCGGTACGTTTATCGTGGCAATTGCGGAAGATTCTAGTGTGTTTGCAGGAAGCGGAACAGATGTCTGGGCGCTTGTCGGGTTGGCTGCAGTTCCTTCGACTATGGTTTGGGCTTTCGTCGGAAGTCGGTTCGGCTGGATGAAGTCCTTTTTCGTACTGCTTGTCATTCAAGCAACTGGTGTGTTGTTACCTGCTCTTTCTGAGAGCCCGGCAAGCTTTTATTTAAGTGCGCTCCTATTCGGAGCCACATTTATGGGTGTGACAGTCCTGGTCGCCTCGTATGCTAGGGAAAAGTTCCCTCATGCAAGTGCTCGAATTTTGTCTGTTCTTACTGTTACTTATGCACTTGGACAGATGATCGGTCCTATCTTGGCTTCTTCTTTAGCCGAACAGACCGGCAGTTACTCTGTGGCATTAATCGGAGCAGCTGGAGTGATTGGACTCGGGGCACTCTGTATACTACCCATTATTACTATAGAACGACAAAAGACATCCTGA
- a CDS encoding cory-CC-star protein, translated as MSLLEKMKALVAFYEEVLSMPHRSEIARELRDQDDMFLFMLYSEMLGIPNPAYYYTLELYPYMMEQFHDWHLRMGMDKSPMTGFRCC; from the coding sequence ATGTCATTGCTTGAAAAAATGAAGGCGCTCGTTGCGTTTTATGAAGAAGTCTTATCGATGCCGCACCGTTCAGAAATTGCGCGCGAGCTACGGGATCAAGATGATATGTTTTTATTCATGTTGTATTCGGAGATGCTTGGCATACCTAACCCCGCCTACTATTATACGCTTGAGTTATATCCTTACATGATGGAACAATTTCACGATTGGCATTTAAGGATGGGCATGGATAAATCTCCTATGACGGGATTTCGTTGCTGTTAA
- a CDS encoding AAA family ATPase, with amino-acid sequence MKLVLLFGPQAVGKMTVGQELAKITELKLFHNHMTIDLVSHFFDYGTKRGQDLVNSFRHQIFEEVAKSDLEGLIFTFVWRFDKELDWNYVKNVVGIFEAQGADIYYVELEADFEERLARNVTPNRLEHKPFKRNLEWSRNDVITTAEKFRLNSLPGELSFLNYLRLDTMNKSAEATAHEIKKCFQF; translated from the coding sequence ATGAAACTTGTATTACTATTTGGACCTCAAGCTGTAGGGAAGATGACAGTTGGTCAAGAACTTGCCAAGATAACGGAGTTAAAGCTATTTCACAACCATATGACAATTGATTTGGTCTCGCATTTCTTTGATTACGGTACCAAGCGAGGGCAAGACCTTGTGAACTCGTTCAGGCACCAAATTTTTGAAGAAGTAGCGAAAAGTGATTTGGAGGGACTCATCTTTACGTTTGTTTGGCGATTTGATAAAGAGTTGGATTGGAATTACGTCAAAAATGTTGTGGGAATCTTTGAAGCACAAGGCGCTGACATCTATTATGTAGAATTGGAAGCGGATTTTGAGGAGCGTCTTGCACGCAATGTGACACCGAATCGTCTCGAACATAAACCATTCAAAAGAAATCTCGAATGGTCTCGAAATGATGTCATTACAACAGCCGAGAAGTTTCGATTGAATTCATTGCCTGGTGAACTATCGTTTTTGAATTATCTTCGACTGGACACGATGAATAAGAGTGCAGAAGCAACTGCGCACGAAATTAAAAAGTGTTTTCAATTTTAA
- a CDS encoding 1,4-dihydroxy-2-naphthoate polyprenyltransferase: MTALDSTAPISRGKLMWQMTRPHTLTATFVPVILGTVMALFETSIHWGLFIAMMAAGLCLQIATNLFNEYYDFKKGLDTADSVGIGGGIVRHGLKPSMVLSVALILYVIAGFIGIYIAASTSFWLIAIGVVGMAVGYFYTGGPLPIAYTPLGELFAGVFMGIGFILIAYYLQTLEVTMWAFLLSFPFGILVGAINMSNNIRDIQEDTIGGRKTLPILLGRERAITGLAVAFVVSYVWIIALVVLQIVTPWALLVLLAVPKSIKAIKSFRLGKTKPAMMGPAMKSTALTNTFVGILLTIGLFIDWLL; this comes from the coding sequence ATGACAGCACTAGATTCAACTGCACCGATTTCTCGCGGCAAATTGATGTGGCAAATGACGCGTCCCCATACATTGACCGCAACATTTGTACCGGTCATTTTAGGGACCGTGATGGCGCTTTTTGAGACGTCTATTCACTGGGGGCTGTTCATCGCGATGATGGCAGCAGGATTGTGTTTGCAGATTGCTACAAATTTATTTAATGAATACTACGATTTTAAAAAAGGACTCGATACGGCAGATTCAGTCGGCATTGGCGGAGGGATCGTTCGTCACGGCTTGAAACCGAGCATGGTTCTTTCAGTGGCTTTGATCTTATATGTAATTGCAGGCTTCATTGGAATTTATATCGCAGCGTCAACCAGCTTCTGGTTAATTGCAATCGGTGTCGTAGGGATGGCGGTTGGCTATTTCTATACTGGTGGTCCTCTTCCAATTGCCTACACACCGCTAGGCGAACTGTTTGCTGGCGTGTTCATGGGTATCGGATTTATCTTGATTGCTTATTATCTACAGACCCTAGAAGTCACGATGTGGGCGTTCTTGTTGTCGTTCCCATTTGGAATTTTAGTCGGGGCTATCAATATGTCAAACAACATTCGCGATATTCAAGAAGATACGATTGGTGGACGCAAGACGTTGCCTATATTATTAGGGCGTGAACGTGCGATAACTGGTCTTGCAGTTGCATTTGTCGTGTCCTATGTCTGGATCATTGCGCTAGTAGTGTTGCAGATTGTTACTCCATGGGCATTACTTGTACTCCTAGCAGTGCCAAAGTCCATCAAAGCGATTAAGAGTTTCCGTTTAGGGAAAACGAAACCAGCGATGATGGGTCCCGCGATGAAATCGACCGCACTTACGAATACGTTCGTCGGAATTTTACTGACAATTGGATTGTTTATCGACTGGCTTTTATAA
- a CDS encoding RNase H family protein, which translates to MNVSIRWLYKTPKNQETRFESGEMPLERALMFIEDMERTGRVKQVDIIDARGTFWTVKEAKRFLKEVEVEPHNIRLYFDGGYKRETAEAGLGCVIYYEQNGKSYRLRQNAFVEGFTSNNEAEFAALHLALQELEFLGAKGVPVEIRGDSQVVLQHMIEDWEIMDPTLASWGRRVDQKLEKMKLQPEYHQIPRHKNNEANRLATQALKGIPVAAEIEMVQ; encoded by the coding sequence ATGAATGTATCGATTCGTTGGCTTTATAAAACACCGAAAAATCAAGAAACACGTTTTGAGTCGGGGGAAATGCCACTCGAAAGAGCACTGATGTTCATTGAAGATATGGAACGAACAGGTCGTGTGAAACAAGTGGATATTATTGATGCACGCGGGACATTTTGGACTGTGAAAGAAGCTAAGCGCTTTTTAAAAGAAGTCGAAGTAGAGCCTCACAACATACGCCTGTATTTTGATGGAGGCTACAAGCGAGAAACGGCTGAAGCAGGCTTAGGCTGTGTGATTTATTATGAGCAGAATGGAAAATCCTATCGCTTGCGACAAAATGCATTCGTTGAAGGATTTACATCGAATAATGAAGCAGAGTTTGCGGCATTGCATTTGGCTTTACAGGAACTTGAATTCCTCGGAGCAAAGGGTGTACCGGTCGAAATTCGAGGCGATTCTCAAGTCGTTTTGCAGCACATGATTGAAGACTGGGAAATCATGGACCCGACGCTCGCTTCTTGGGGACGCCGAGTTGACCAAAAGTTGGAGAAAATGAAGCTGCAGCCGGAATACCATCAGATACCACGACATAAAAACAATGAAGCCAACCGTTTGGCAACGCAGGCACTCAAGGGAATCCCTGTCGCGGCTGAAATAGAAATGGTGCAGTAA
- a CDS encoding carbon starvation protein A, which translates to MNAIALASIGLFVFILGYRFYSKFLAEKIFKLDPDYVTPAHRFEDGVDFVPTNKWVLWGHHFTSVAGAAPILGPAIAVYWGWLPAFLWVVLGTVFAAGFHDFGTLVLSVRNKGQSVGTLAHRLIGQRGKILFLFIILILVLMVNAVFAWVIANLFISFPAAVLPVMIQIPLAIWIGYSVYKKQGKMLIPSLIALVIMYGTAVLASSVEWMQIDLVRYMGGEEGTGLFGLGAISTAFFIWIVFLMVYVYIASTLPVWQLLQPRDFINSHQLVVGLFILYMGLLFTRPEITAPMTNETNDVSWLPLLFITIACGAISGFHGLVSSGTSSKQLYKETDARFVGYAGAVGEGVLALVSIIAVITFFPTADAFRESYSSFAAASGGGLGNFVQGAAQLAEGLFIPANIATTIVSIIVISFAATTLDTSVRLMRYIIAELGQEYNLPVLTKTHVATTIAVVSSAALVLIPEGPNGFGSGGYLLWPLFGTSNQLLAGISLLLLTIWLKWLGRNYWVALIPMIFLVFMTMYAMAQQVFFQWAMWGSNPNGLLFVFGAIIFGFTLWILLTAVSALRKGIDPDYNFDE; encoded by the coding sequence ATGAATGCAATTGCACTCGCTTCGATTGGCCTTTTTGTTTTTATTTTAGGGTACCGTTTTTATTCTAAATTTTTAGCTGAAAAAATCTTCAAACTAGATCCAGACTATGTCACACCCGCACATCGATTTGAAGATGGGGTTGATTTTGTACCGACTAACAAGTGGGTACTATGGGGTCACCACTTTACTTCTGTAGCAGGGGCTGCGCCGATTTTAGGACCAGCAATTGCGGTTTATTGGGGTTGGCTACCCGCATTTTTATGGGTAGTACTCGGAACTGTCTTTGCGGCTGGATTCCATGACTTCGGAACACTTGTATTATCGGTTCGAAACAAAGGACAATCGGTTGGTACACTTGCTCACCGATTGATCGGTCAGCGGGGAAAAATCTTATTCTTATTTATTATCTTAATTCTTGTCTTAATGGTAAATGCAGTGTTTGCTTGGGTTATTGCCAACTTGTTTATTTCATTCCCAGCAGCCGTTCTGCCAGTTATGATTCAGATTCCTTTGGCTATCTGGATCGGGTATTCTGTTTATAAAAAGCAGGGGAAAATGCTTATTCCTTCGCTAATTGCTTTAGTTATTATGTATGGAACTGCCGTTTTAGCGAGCAGTGTGGAGTGGATGCAAATTGATTTAGTCCGCTACATGGGTGGTGAAGAGGGAACTGGCCTGTTTGGGTTAGGGGCAATCTCTACAGCATTCTTTATCTGGATTGTATTCTTAATGGTCTATGTTTATATAGCTTCCACACTTCCGGTATGGCAACTATTGCAACCTCGTGACTTTATTAATTCTCACCAATTAGTTGTCGGTTTATTCATCCTGTATATGGGACTTCTTTTCACTCGACCTGAAATTACGGCACCAATGACCAATGAGACGAATGATGTCTCATGGTTACCGCTACTTTTCATCACGATTGCCTGTGGTGCAATTTCTGGATTCCACGGTCTTGTTTCGTCAGGAACATCTTCAAAACAGTTGTATAAAGAAACAGATGCACGTTTTGTAGGGTATGCGGGTGCTGTTGGCGAAGGGGTACTTGCCCTCGTATCCATCATAGCAGTCATTACATTCTTCCCTACGGCTGACGCGTTTCGTGAGAGCTATTCAAGCTTTGCGGCAGCAAGTGGAGGAGGCCTTGGCAACTTTGTTCAAGGGGCCGCACAACTGGCAGAAGGATTATTCATTCCTGCCAATATCGCAACGACGATTGTCTCCATTATTGTTATCAGCTTTGCGGCAACGACGCTAGATACTTCGGTTCGTCTCATGCGCTATATCATTGCTGAGCTTGGGCAAGAGTACAACTTGCCGGTCTTGACTAAAACACATGTTGCCACAACTATAGCTGTTGTTTCTTCTGCTGCACTAGTGTTAATTCCGGAAGGTCCAAATGGATTTGGGTCAGGTGGCTATCTATTATGGCCGCTATTTGGGACATCCAATCAGTTACTAGCCGGTATTTCGTTATTGCTGTTAACGATTTGGCTGAAGTGGCTTGGACGTAACTACTGGGTTGCCTTGATTCCAATGATCTTCCTTGTATTCATGACAATGTACGCTATGGCGCAACAAGTATTCTTCCAGTGGGCGATGTGGGGTAGCAATCCAAACGGACTGTTGTTTGTGTTCGGTGCTATCATCTTTGGATTTACACTTTGGATCTTGCTTACAGCTGTATCAGCCTTACGAAAAGGGATCGACCCGGACTATAATTTTGACGAATAA
- the glsA gene encoding glutaminase A: MTLKEYEKQLQELFIDCEKNCENNGKVASYIPALERVDSEMFAVSIMDTTGRSISTGDVDFKFTMQSISKVVIFLYALENFGEEAVFERITLDPTGDPFNTIMGIQSTTEGNVHNPMINSGAIVLSAMIVEKDGPEALQNMLEFTRTLTGDNGIYVDVEVFDSEKSTALRNKAIAYFLQASGSIHDTEDSLDLYFQMCSIAVTVEDIARMGALLANKGVDPFSGQRILQDTNVKTANAYMLLSGMYDASSRFTIKVGFPAKSGVSGSILAVVSDRMGIGILSPPLDSRGNSVKGIQLLKKLSEQWDLSVF; the protein is encoded by the coding sequence ATGACACTTAAAGAATATGAAAAACAATTGCAGGAACTGTTCATAGACTGTGAAAAAAACTGTGAGAATAATGGGAAGGTCGCGTCTTACATACCCGCACTTGAACGCGTTGATTCGGAGATGTTTGCCGTGAGTATTATGGACACGACAGGCCGTTCCATTTCAACGGGTGACGTCGATTTCAAATTTACCATGCAAAGTATTTCCAAAGTCGTTATCTTTCTTTATGCGCTTGAGAACTTTGGGGAAGAAGCCGTGTTTGAGCGTATTACCCTAGACCCGACTGGGGACCCTTTCAACACTATAATGGGGATCCAAAGCACGACAGAGGGGAATGTCCATAACCCGATGATTAATTCGGGTGCCATCGTTTTGAGTGCTATGATTGTAGAAAAAGACGGGCCTGAAGCTCTTCAAAATATGTTGGAGTTTACGCGTACATTGACGGGAGATAATGGAATCTACGTTGATGTTGAAGTGTTCGATTCGGAGAAATCAACTGCGTTGCGCAACAAAGCCATCGCCTATTTCTTACAAGCTTCCGGCTCTATTCATGATACCGAAGATTCGCTCGACCTCTATTTTCAAATGTGCTCGATTGCTGTGACGGTCGAAGATATTGCGCGAATGGGCGCACTGCTTGCCAATAAGGGAGTAGATCCTTTTTCTGGGCAACGAATTCTTCAAGATACCAATGTGAAGACAGCCAACGCTTACATGCTGCTAAGTGGGATGTATGATGCTTCGTCGCGTTTTACTATTAAAGTTGGATTCCCAGCTAAAAGTGGGGTTTCGGGAAGTATTCTAGCTGTCGTAAGCGATCGCATGGGCATTGGGATTTTATCTCCGCCACTCGATTCACGGGGAAACAGCGTAAAAGGAATTCAACTTTTGAAAAAGCTATCAGAGCAATGGGATTTGTCTGTATTTTAA
- a CDS encoding DUF1801 domain-containing protein, which produces MAYEQKTKPTDESVIAFIEEIEKPSKKEDAYRLLDIFHEETGLEPILWGPSIIGYGSYHFRYATGHEGDAPLVGFSPRKAALSLYIAPSEEEREKYLSRLGKHKSGKACIYVNKLQDIDESVLREMIRRSVEVTRARYPE; this is translated from the coding sequence ATGGCTTATGAACAAAAAACAAAACCAACGGATGAAAGTGTCATTGCGTTCATTGAAGAAATTGAAAAGCCCTCCAAAAAAGAGGATGCTTACCGATTACTCGATATTTTCCATGAAGAGACAGGTCTTGAACCAATCCTTTGGGGGCCGAGTATAATAGGGTACGGCTCCTATCATTTTCGATACGCAACTGGACATGAAGGCGACGCGCCACTAGTGGGATTCTCACCGCGTAAAGCCGCTTTGAGTCTTTACATTGCCCCCAGTGAAGAAGAACGGGAGAAGTACCTTTCTCGTTTAGGGAAGCATAAATCAGGAAAAGCCTGTATCTATGTGAATAAGCTTCAAGATATAGACGAGAGTGTTTTACGTGAAATGATTCGTAGATCAGTTGAAGTGACGAGAGCGAGGTATCCGGAATGA
- a CDS encoding SRPBCC family protein, with product MKWDCSIDINAPIEIVWDLFDERHPKRIMPKVDSNEWIVQNEPLTGSSYKQTYREGKRTETYLVTITEFKDEPEEKTKSIQFVLANLFETNLTFEMQKLADSRTQFRYVGSNEGINLMAKTMLKLGKKQENGGPVVAEFMDRVKQEAEKDAKGSE from the coding sequence ATGAAATGGGATTGTTCTATTGATATAAATGCACCGATTGAGATTGTGTGGGACCTATTTGACGAACGGCATCCAAAACGGATCATGCCAAAAGTTGACAGCAATGAATGGATTGTACAAAATGAACCTCTCACGGGCTCATCCTATAAACAAACTTACCGTGAGGGAAAGCGAACAGAGACTTATTTAGTGACCATCACCGAGTTTAAAGATGAACCTGAAGAAAAAACAAAATCTATTCAGTTTGTTCTTGCCAATCTTTTTGAAACGAATTTAACATTTGAAATGCAAAAGCTAGCGGATTCGCGTACACAATTTCGTTATGTTGGTTCCAATGAAGGCATTAACTTGATGGCGAAGACCATGTTAAAGTTAGGGAAGAAGCAAGAAAACGGTGGTCCAGTCGTGGCAGAATTTATGGACCGAGTAAAACAAGAAGCAGAAAAAGATGCGAAAGGAAGTGAATAA